In one Lycium barbarum isolate Lr01 chromosome 7, ASM1917538v2, whole genome shotgun sequence genomic region, the following are encoded:
- the LOC132603441 gene encoding uncharacterized protein LOC132603441 isoform X2, with protein MRSSKEGNNRKNKKVSSPKRTRSVNQSGRNSRLSPPPSVSVLDSEIVTEELALFENLEISPKTTNPRSFPYSVKQQCWDKAEKVKGRDPDRWRRDPLGNTVFRKLVGCPGCLCHDYDHIVPYSKVRIVTGEMRYNWKCHMKVVLFKGGESTLENCQVLQATVNRSKGNRTDISKAELIQRSSNCRVSDTGFQEHTPAQ; from the exons tgAGGTCAAGCAAAGAAGGTAACAATAGGAAAAACAAGAAAGTATCATCCCCAAAAAGAACCCGATCCGTTAACCAATCAGGACGCAATTCCAGGCTATCTCCTCCACCCTCAGTCTCAGTGCTTGACAGTGAAATCGTGACTGAAGAATTAGCTTTGTTTGAGAATCTTGAAATTTCACCTAAGACTACCAATCCAAGAAGTTTTCCTTATAGTGTTAAGCAGCAATGCTGGGATAAAGCAGAGAAAGTCAAGGGAAGAGACCCTGACCGATGGCGCAGAGACCCGTTAGGGAACACTGTATTTAGGAAGCTTGTAGGTTGTCCTGGTTGTCTATGCCATGACTATGACCATATTGTCCCTTATTCTAAG GTGAGAATAGTGACTGGAGAGATGCGGTATAACTGGAAATGCCATATGAAAGTAGTCTTGTTTAAG GGTGGAGAAAGTACATTAGAGAATTGTCAGGTTTTGCAG GCGACAGTTAATAGATCCAAGGGGAATCGAACTGATATATCAAAAGCTGAACTTATTCAGAGAAGTTCTAATTGTCGGGTTTCAG atacgggttttcaggagcatacacctgcgcagtag
- the LOC132603441 gene encoding uncharacterized protein LOC132603441 isoform X1, with the protein MRSSKEGNNRKNKKVSSPKRTRSVNQSGRNSRLSPPPSVSVLDSEIVTEELALFENLEISPKTTNPRSFPYSVKQQCWDKAEKVKGRDPDRWRRDPLGNTVFRKLVGCPGCLCHDYDHIVPYSKVRIVTGEMRYNWKCHMKVVLFKGGESTLENCQVLQATVNRSKGNRTDISKAELIQRSSNCRVSGRDMDLLEISAYGNVRHGQGSGGCKIQ; encoded by the exons tgAGGTCAAGCAAAGAAGGTAACAATAGGAAAAACAAGAAAGTATCATCCCCAAAAAGAACCCGATCCGTTAACCAATCAGGACGCAATTCCAGGCTATCTCCTCCACCCTCAGTCTCAGTGCTTGACAGTGAAATCGTGACTGAAGAATTAGCTTTGTTTGAGAATCTTGAAATTTCACCTAAGACTACCAATCCAAGAAGTTTTCCTTATAGTGTTAAGCAGCAATGCTGGGATAAAGCAGAGAAAGTCAAGGGAAGAGACCCTGACCGATGGCGCAGAGACCCGTTAGGGAACACTGTATTTAGGAAGCTTGTAGGTTGTCCTGGTTGTCTATGCCATGACTATGACCATATTGTCCCTTATTCTAAG GTGAGAATAGTGACTGGAGAGATGCGGTATAACTGGAAATGCCATATGAAAGTAGTCTTGTTTAAG GGTGGAGAAAGTACATTAGAGAATTGTCAGGTTTTGCAG GCGACAGTTAATAGATCCAAGGGGAATCGAACTGATATATCAAAAGCTGAACTTATTCAGAGAAGTTCTAATTGTCGGGTTTCAG GTCGTGACATGGATCTTCTTGAAATTTCGGCCTACGGCAATGTCCGTCATGGACAAGGTTCTGGGGGGTGTAAAATTCAATGA
- the LOC132603441 gene encoding uncharacterized protein LOC132603441 isoform X3 has protein sequence MRSSKEGNNRKNKKVSSPKRTRSVNQSGRNSRLSPPPSVSVLDSEIVTEELALFENLEISPKTTNPRSFPYSVKQQCWDKAEKVKGRDPDRWRRDPLGNTVFRKLVGCPGCLCHDYDHIVPYSKGGESTLENCQVLQATVNRSKGNRTDISKAELIQRSSNCRVSGRDMDLLEISAYGNVRHGQGSGGCKIQ, from the exons tgAGGTCAAGCAAAGAAGGTAACAATAGGAAAAACAAGAAAGTATCATCCCCAAAAAGAACCCGATCCGTTAACCAATCAGGACGCAATTCCAGGCTATCTCCTCCACCCTCAGTCTCAGTGCTTGACAGTGAAATCGTGACTGAAGAATTAGCTTTGTTTGAGAATCTTGAAATTTCACCTAAGACTACCAATCCAAGAAGTTTTCCTTATAGTGTTAAGCAGCAATGCTGGGATAAAGCAGAGAAAGTCAAGGGAAGAGACCCTGACCGATGGCGCAGAGACCCGTTAGGGAACACTGTATTTAGGAAGCTTGTAGGTTGTCCTGGTTGTCTATGCCATGACTATGACCATATTGTCCCTTATTCTAAG GGTGGAGAAAGTACATTAGAGAATTGTCAGGTTTTGCAG GCGACAGTTAATAGATCCAAGGGGAATCGAACTGATATATCAAAAGCTGAACTTATTCAGAGAAGTTCTAATTGTCGGGTTTCAG GTCGTGACATGGATCTTCTTGAAATTTCGGCCTACGGCAATGTCCGTCATGGACAAGGTTCTGGGGGGTGTAAAATTCAATGA
- the LOC132603441 gene encoding uncharacterized protein LOC132603441 isoform X4, translated as MRSSKEGNNRKNKKVSSPKRTRSVNQSGRNSRLSPPPSVSVLDSEIVTEELALFENLEISPKTTNPRSFPYSVKQQCWDKAEKVKGRDPDRWRRDPLGNTVFRKLVGCPGCLCHDYDHIVPYSKGGESTLENCQVLQATVNRSKGNRTDISKAELIQRSSNCRVSDTGFQEHTPAQ; from the exons tgAGGTCAAGCAAAGAAGGTAACAATAGGAAAAACAAGAAAGTATCATCCCCAAAAAGAACCCGATCCGTTAACCAATCAGGACGCAATTCCAGGCTATCTCCTCCACCCTCAGTCTCAGTGCTTGACAGTGAAATCGTGACTGAAGAATTAGCTTTGTTTGAGAATCTTGAAATTTCACCTAAGACTACCAATCCAAGAAGTTTTCCTTATAGTGTTAAGCAGCAATGCTGGGATAAAGCAGAGAAAGTCAAGGGAAGAGACCCTGACCGATGGCGCAGAGACCCGTTAGGGAACACTGTATTTAGGAAGCTTGTAGGTTGTCCTGGTTGTCTATGCCATGACTATGACCATATTGTCCCTTATTCTAAG GGTGGAGAAAGTACATTAGAGAATTGTCAGGTTTTGCAG GCGACAGTTAATAGATCCAAGGGGAATCGAACTGATATATCAAAAGCTGAACTTATTCAGAGAAGTTCTAATTGTCGGGTTTCAG atacgggttttcaggagcatacacctgcgcagtag